The following proteins are co-located in the Schistocerca nitens isolate TAMUIC-IGC-003100 chromosome 2, iqSchNite1.1, whole genome shotgun sequence genome:
- the LOC126236544 gene encoding uncharacterized protein LOC126236544 isoform X2 — MKAALLLVAALVAVAEVHGQPEESTTANIGNETLSTGNITAESSFLGRSSYTEDDDDTICVAADNKFYLYANSVKLYYCYNQLPKVYVVKPKSQCKPYLSDCPRN; from the exons ATGAAGGCTGCTTTGTTGCTTGTTGCTG CACTGGTAGCAGTGGCGGAGGTCCACGGACAACCAGAAGAGTCGACCACCGCCAACATCGGGAATGAGACTCTAAGCACCGGCAATATCACGGCTGAGAGTAGTTTTCTGGGGAGGTCGTCCTACACGGAAGATGACGATGATACCATTTGTGTCGCAGCAGACAACAAGTTCTACTTGTATGCTAATTCGGTGAAGCTGTATTATTGCTACAACCAACTACCGAAAG TTTACGTGGTGAAACCAAAGAGTCAATGCAAACCATACCTGTCAGATTGTCCCAGGAACTAG